In Cicer arietinum cultivar CDC Frontier isolate Library 1 chromosome 1, Cicar.CDCFrontier_v2.0, whole genome shotgun sequence, one DNA window encodes the following:
- the LOC101490436 gene encoding translation initiation factor IF-2, chloroplastic gives MLILVGNVQGTMSSLASPVSLGRSFIGVSSSSRMSHSVVKRVSLSKGNFNKGKKRWHCVSLSVCRYSVTTTDFIADQGNSVSLDSNSNDDDSKGSGDSGSGASFGLKPPPKPVLKSSDNNPILGSSSGLGGLSRNSEGSDDVDERNKVIESLGEVLEKAEKLENSKLDGERSNGSINRPARPEINAKPMNDKPVNSLQKHKAKTLKSIWRKGDSVATVQKVVKEVPKPNIKREVGESQIGGGANVTSSQSGDPQPPSRPQPTLQSRPFIAPPPVKKPIILKDDRGQAETPVPSKEKKAPILIDKFASKKPVVDPVIARSVLSPSKSGKAPATGRFRDDYRKKGASGGEGPRRRMVVNDDGIPDEISGTARKGRKWSKASRKAARLQAAKDAAPVKVEILEVSDKGMLVEELAYNLAIGEGEILGALYSKGVKPDGVQTLDKDMVKMICKDYDVEVIDADPFKIEGLVKRREILEENDLDKLKDRPPVITIMGHVDHGKTTLLDYIRKTKVAASEAGGITQGIGAYKVQVPVDGKTLPCVFLDTPGHEAFGAMRARGASVTDIAIVVVAADDGIRPQTNEAIAHAKAAGVPIIIAINKIDKDGANPERVMQELSTIGLMPEDWGGDVPMVQISALQGKNVDDLLETVMLVGELQELKANPDRSAMGTVIEAGLDKSKGPFATFIVQNGTLRRGDIVVCGGAFGKVRALFDDGGKRVDAATPSIPVQVIGLNNVPVAGDEFEVVESLDTARERAESRVLSLRDERISAKAGDGKVTLSSLASAVSSGKLAGLDLHQLNIILKVDLQGSIEAVKQALQVLPQDNVTLKFLLETTGDVSTSDVDLAAASRAIIFGFNVKAPGSVKSYADNKAVEIRLYRVIYELIDDVRKAMEGLLDSVEEQVTIGSAEIRAVFSSGSGRVAGCMVTEGKVTKGCGIRVIRKGKIVHVGILDSLRRVKEIVKEVNAGLECGLATEDYDDWEEGDILEAFNTVEKRRTLEEASASMAAAVEGVGGA, from the exons ATGCTTATATTAGTTGGAAACGTGCAAGGAACAATGAGTTCTCTTGCTTCACCAGTGAGTTTAGGGAGGAGTTTCATTGGTGTGAGTAGTTCCTCTAGAATGTCACATTCTGTTGTGAAAAGAGTTTCTCTTTCAAAAGGGAATTttaataaaggaaaaaaaagatgGCATTGTGTTTCCTTATCTGTTTGTAGATATTCAGTTACCACAACTGATTTTATTGCTGACCAAGGAAATTCAGTGTCCCTTGATTCTAATAGCAATGACGATGATAGTAAAGGTAGTGGAGATAGTGGTAGTGGTGCTAGTTTTGGTCTTAAACCTCCTCCTAAGCCTGTGTTGAAGTCATCTGATAATAACCCGATTTTAGGTTCGAGTTCGGGTTTAGGGGGTTTATCAAGGAATAGTGAGGGTTCTGATGATGTGGATGAGAGGAATAAGGTGATTGAATCACTTGGAGAGGTTTTGGAGAAGGCTGAAAAGCTTGAAAATTCTAAGTTGGATGGTGAAAGGAGTAACGGGTCGATAAATAGACCGGCGAGACCGGAGATAAATGCTAAACCTATGAATGATAAGCCAGTAAATTCGTTACAAAAACATAAAGCTAAAACATTGAAGAGTATATGGCGTAAAGGGGACTCGGTTGCGACTGTGCAGAAGGTTGTGAAGGAAGTACCTAAGCCTAATATCAAGAGGGAAGTAGGGGAATCTCAGATAGGTGGAGGGGCAAATGTAACATCATCTCAGTCTGGTGATCCACAGCCTCCTTCGAGACCTCAACCGACATTACAGTCTAGGCCTTTTATAGCCCCGCCACCCGTTAAAAAACCAATTATCTTGAAGGATGATAGGGGACAAGCGGAAACACCTGTTCCATCTAAGGAAAAGAAGGCCCCGATCTTGATCGATAAGTTTGCGTCAAAGAAACCAGTTGTTGACCCTGTAATTGCTCGATCAGTTCTATCCCCTTCGAAATCGGGGAAGGCGCCTGCCACGGGAAGGTTTAGAGATGATTACCGGAAGAAAGGTGCTTCGGGTGGGGAAGGACCGAGAAGACGAATGGTAGTGAATGATGATGGGATTCCTGACGAGATATCAGGAACtgcaagaaaaggaaggaaaTGGAGCAAAGCAAGTCGGAAGGCGGCGCGGCTTCAAGCTGCCAAGGATGCTGCTCCTGTGAAAGTCGAAATTCTAGAGGTCAGCGACAAAGGTATGCTGGTGGAGGAGTTGGCATACAATTTGGCGATCGGCGAAGGTGAAATCCTAGGTGCTCTGTACTCCAAGGGGGTTAAACCAGATGGGGTACAAACTCTAGACAAAGATATGGTGAAGATGATTTGTAAAGATTATGATGTGGAAGTCATAGATGCCGATCCTTTCAAAATTGAAGGATTAGTGAAGAGACGGGAAATTCTTGAGGAAAATGACCTTGACAAACTCAAAGACAGGCCTCCTGTTATTACTATCATGGGTCATGTAGATCACGGCAAG ACAACTCTTTTGGATTATATACGGAAGACCAAG GTAGCTGCTTCGGAAGCTGGCGGAATCACACAGGGAATTGGAGCTTATAAAGTTCAAGTACCTGTTGATGGAAAAACGTTACCATGTGTTTTCCTTGACACTCCTGGCCACGAG GCATTTGGGGCAATGAGAGCCCGTGGAGCAAGCGTAACGGACATTGCTATTGTTGTTGTGGCTGCTGATGATGGTATTCGTCCTCAAACAAATGAAGCTATAGCTCATGCCAAAGCAGCAGGAGTACCGATAATCATCGCTATAAACAAG atAGATAAAGACGGGGCGAATCCTGAACGAGTTATGCAAGAACTTTCTACAATTGGTTTGATGCCAGAAGACTGGGGCGGTGACGTCCCGATGGTTCAG ATAAGTGCTCTTCAAGGGAAGAATGTAGACGATCTTTTGGAAACTGTTATGCTTGTTGGGGAG TTGCAAGAACTGAAAGCTAATCCTGATAGAAGTGCGATGGGCACCGTCATTGAAGCGGGATTGGATAAATCAAAAGGACCATTTGCTACATTTATTGTGCAAAATGGGACACTTAGAAGGGGAGATATAGTAGTTTGTGGAGGAGCTTTTGGAAAG GTGCGGGCTTTATTCGATGATGGTGGAAAGCGTGTCGATGCAGCTACACCTTCTATACCTGTTCAG GTTATTGGATTGAATAATGTTCCAGTTGCTGGTGATGAATTTGAGGTGGTTGAATCCCTTGATACCGCACGTGAAAGGGCAGAGTCTCGTGTTCTGTCATTGCGAGATGAACGTATTTCAGCAAAGGCAGGAGATGGCAAGGTCACCCTTTCTTCCTTAGCTTCCGCAGTTTCATCGGGAAAGCTTGCTGGACTAGACTTGCATCAACTGAATATTATTTTGAAGGTTGATCTTCAG GGATCCATTGAAGCTGTCAAACAAGCCTTGCAGGTGCTACCACAAGATAATGTCACACTCAAGTTTTTGTTGGAAACAACAGGTGATGTGAGCACAAGTGATGTTGACCTTGCGGCTGCAAGCAGAGCAATTATTTTTGGATTCAATGTCAAAGCGCCAGGCTCTGTGAAAAGCTATGCGGACAATAAAGCTGTTGAGATAAGGTTGTATAGAGttatttatgaattaattgaTGACGTACGAAAAGCAATGGAAGGGCTACTGGATTCTGTTGAG GAACAAGTAACAATTGGCTCAGCAGAAATACGTGCCGTATTCAGCAGTGGTAGTGGCCGTGTTGCTGGATGTATGGTTACAGAGGGCAAGGTTACAAAAGGATGTGGCATTCGAGTCATTCGGAAGGGAAAAATAGTTCATGTTGGTATTCTTGACTCTTTGCGACGAGTGAAAGAGATTGTTAAAGAG